The Pedobacter mucosus genome window below encodes:
- a CDS encoding SUMF1/EgtB/PvdO family nonheme iron enzyme: MKKIYLLAIMGITVLLASCGHGGQGELIGAYNRKFKNNRIPLGMVYIPPGHTPLGGSDEDITFSQNAPSRMTTISAFFMDQTEISNAEYRQFTNWVRDSIAIAMMGNPQKFMITPRGNAAAAALGGEKYINWKAVGTNGANIWRNRGRNGAGAEASQLDGMYYSGLDALPGRKEFDVRKYEYVYAELNMDKAALGHKNPNSKRQDYIDRFNIAIYPDTMVWKTDYSYSQNDPMVRGYYNHPSYDDYPVVGVSWEQAKAFSHWRTRLYDGVATARKLPQNSRLDYRLPAETEFEYAARGGNTKTKYPWGGPYIRNTKGCLQANFKPGRGDYSSDGGIYTVGVRSYFPNDYGLYNMAGNVSEWTLTSYNKGASPLLHDLNPNFTYDASATDSKYKKRKVVKGGSWKDTGYFLQNAVSTYEYQDTQRSYIGFRCVSSYPGTDLRN; encoded by the coding sequence ATGAAGAAAATCTACCTATTAGCTATTATGGGTATAACTGTATTATTGGCGAGTTGCGGTCATGGTGGCCAAGGTGAGTTGATTGGTGCATATAACCGAAAGTTCAAAAATAATCGAATTCCATTGGGGATGGTTTATATACCACCAGGACATACGCCGCTTGGTGGATCAGATGAAGATATTACCTTTTCTCAAAATGCACCTAGTAGAATGACTACTATTAGTGCGTTTTTTATGGATCAAACAGAAATTTCTAACGCAGAATATCGTCAATTTACCAATTGGGTACGTGATTCTATTGCTATTGCAATGATGGGAAACCCTCAAAAGTTTATGATTACGCCTAGAGGAAATGCCGCTGCAGCAGCACTTGGTGGAGAAAAGTACATAAATTGGAAGGCTGTTGGAACAAATGGTGCAAACATTTGGCGTAATAGGGGAAGAAATGGTGCAGGTGCTGAGGCTAGCCAGTTAGACGGAATGTATTATTCTGGTCTTGATGCACTTCCAGGTAGAAAGGAATTTGATGTTCGTAAATATGAATATGTTTATGCAGAACTTAATATGGATAAAGCGGCTTTAGGTCATAAAAATCCAAATAGCAAACGTCAAGATTATATAGATCGTTTTAATATCGCGATTTATCCAGATACAATGGTTTGGAAAACAGACTATTCTTATTCGCAAAATGATCCAATGGTACGTGGTTATTACAATCACCCATCTTATGATGATTATCCTGTAGTTGGTGTAAGTTGGGAGCAAGCTAAAGCTTTCTCACATTGGAGAACAAGATTGTATGATGGGGTTGCAACAGCCAGAAAATTACCTCAAAATTCTAGATTAGATTATAGATTGCCAGCTGAAACTGAATTTGAATATGCTGCTAGAGGTGGAAATACTAAAACTAAATATCCATGGGGCGGTCCTTACATTAGAAATACTAAAGGATGTTTGCAAGCTAATTTTAAACCAGGTCGTGGAGATTATTCAAGCGATGGCGGAATTTATACGGTAGGCGTGAGGTCATATTTCCCGAATGATTACGGATTATATAATATGGCAGGGAATGTGTCTGAATGGACCTTAACCTCATATAATAAAGGTGCGAGTCCGCTTTTGCACGATTTAAATCCAAACTTTACTTACGATGCTAGTGCAACAGATAGTAAATATAAAAAGCGTAAAGTTGTAAAAGGTGGCTCTTGGAAAGATACTGGTTACTTCCTTCAAAATGCAGTATCAACATACGAATATCAAGATACCCAAAGATCTTACATAGGATTTAGATGCGTTTCATCTTATCCTGGCACAGACTTAAGAAATTAA
- a CDS encoding transglycosylase domain-containing protein — MNKSLSTTETKRYSLVIWKLLIGGIALFAIFISMIGLGLFGVLPSFRDIEHPKSNQASEIIAEDGRPLGTYFVQNRSNVTYKDISENVINGLIATEDTRFKDHSGIDFKRTFTIIGYNLIGKKQGASTITQQLAKNLFPRESNLNFFALVLTKFKEWIVAVKLERNYTKEEIITMYLNTVDFGNQAYGIKSAARVYFNTSPDKLTLTQAATLVGMQKGITMYSPTRHPERSLTRRNTVMAMMVKSELLTQQEFDEQKEKPLGLHFNAATVNDGIAPYFRSVLKNDIKTIFQEQSITKPDGTPYDLDRDGLKIYTTLNYDMQVYAEEAQKEYMKILQAQFINSWKGRNPFKDKALQIEQGIKRSDRYKSLKLEGKSDEEIKDDFNTKTEMTIFTWKGNVDTTMKPIDSVRYYKMLLRNAMMTMDPTNGHVKAWVGGINFEHFKYDQVKMGTRQVGSTAKPFTYAVAIENGYSPCYTVPNVPVTIDGYGDPWTPRNSGKPLPGSITLQKALAYSQNFVTAFLMKQVGPVSVSTLATKMGIPNVPAYPSICLGTFDSSVYNMVGAYGAFANKGTYTKPIYLLRIEDKNGVVLFSQKEIPKPVMSEEVAYVMTRMLKGVISNGTGSRLNYKYKVNAPIGGKTGTTQNNSDGWFMAITPQLVTGIWTGCEDRAFHFLTTGQGEGANTALPIFAGFIKRVYANPALKISHADFEAPKSGVSITFDCNQYQQQEEGTTELDEKLGF; from the coding sequence ATGAATAAATCACTTTCTACAACAGAAACAAAAAGATATAGCCTCGTTATTTGGAAATTATTAATTGGCGGAATAGCCCTATTTGCCATATTTATATCAATGATAGGCTTGGGCCTATTTGGTGTTCTTCCCTCTTTTAGAGATATTGAACACCCAAAAAGTAATCAAGCATCAGAAATTATTGCTGAAGATGGCCGTCCGCTAGGAACTTATTTCGTTCAAAACCGATCGAATGTAACTTATAAAGATATTTCAGAAAATGTTATAAATGGATTAATTGCGACCGAAGATACTCGATTTAAAGACCATTCAGGAATAGATTTTAAGCGAACTTTCACCATTATTGGTTATAACTTAATAGGAAAAAAGCAAGGCGCAAGTACAATTACTCAACAATTGGCAAAAAATCTTTTCCCTAGAGAATCGAACCTAAATTTCTTTGCCTTGGTTTTAACCAAATTTAAAGAGTGGATTGTTGCAGTAAAGCTTGAAAGGAATTATACAAAAGAAGAAATCATTACCATGTATTTAAACACGGTTGATTTTGGAAATCAAGCTTATGGAATAAAATCGGCAGCTAGAGTTTATTTTAATACCTCGCCTGATAAATTAACTTTAACGCAAGCCGCAACATTAGTCGGCATGCAAAAAGGTATCACCATGTATTCACCAACACGCCATCCAGAACGTTCACTAACGCGAAGAAATACTGTAATGGCCATGATGGTAAAATCTGAGCTTTTAACGCAGCAAGAATTTGATGAACAGAAAGAAAAACCGTTAGGTCTTCATTTTAATGCAGCAACAGTTAACGACGGAATTGCTCCTTATTTTCGTTCAGTATTAAAAAACGATATCAAAACAATCTTTCAGGAGCAGTCTATTACCAAACCTGATGGAACACCATATGATTTGGATCGTGATGGTTTGAAAATTTATACTACTTTGAATTACGACATGCAGGTATATGCTGAAGAAGCTCAAAAGGAATACATGAAAATTCTGCAAGCGCAGTTTATAAACAGCTGGAAAGGCAGAAACCCTTTTAAGGACAAAGCTTTACAAATTGAACAAGGTATAAAACGTTCTGATCGTTATAAATCTTTAAAATTAGAAGGAAAATCTGATGAAGAAATTAAGGACGATTTTAACACCAAAACCGAGATGACTATTTTTACCTGGAAAGGTAATGTAGACACTACAATGAAACCAATTGATTCGGTTCGCTATTATAAAATGCTTTTACGCAATGCAATGATGACTATGGACCCAACGAATGGACATGTTAAAGCTTGGGTTGGAGGCATAAATTTTGAGCATTTTAAGTATGATCAAGTTAAAATGGGAACTCGCCAAGTAGGTTCGACTGCAAAACCTTTTACGTATGCAGTGGCAATTGAAAATGGGTATTCGCCATGTTATACCGTTCCAAATGTTCCAGTTACAATAGATGGTTACGGAGATCCATGGACTCCCAGAAATTCTGGAAAACCTTTACCAGGTAGCATTACGTTACAAAAGGCATTGGCATATTCGCAGAATTTTGTTACTGCTTTTCTAATGAAACAGGTTGGACCAGTATCTGTTTCTACTTTAGCTACAAAAATGGGAATTCCAAATGTACCCGCTTATCCTTCAATTTGCTTAGGAACTTTCGATTCTTCTGTGTACAACATGGTTGGTGCTTATGGCGCCTTTGCAAATAAAGGAACCTATACAAAACCTATTTATTTACTCAGAATTGAAGATAAAAATGGCGTAGTTCTATTTTCTCAAAAGGAAATACCAAAACCCGTAATGAGTGAGGAAGTTGCTTACGTAATGACGAGGATGTTAAAAGGCGTTATCTCGAATGGAACAGGATCAAGATTAAATTATAAGTATAAAGTTAACGCACCAATTGGTGGTAAAACTGGTACTACACAAAATAATTCTGATGGTTGGTTTATGGCCATTACGCCACAATTGGTAACCGGAATTTGGACGGGTTGTGAAGATAGGGCTTTCCATTTTTTAACTACGGGCCAAGGTGAAGGTGCAAATACCGCTCTACCGATTTTCGCCGGTTTTATTAAACGTGTTTATGCAAATCCGGCTTTAAAGATAAGTCATGCTGATTTTGAAGCCCCAAAATCTGGTGTTTCTATTACTTTTGATTGTAACCAATACCAGCAACAAGAGGAAGGCACCACCGAATTAGATGAGAAATTAGGTTTTTAA
- the gldN gene encoding gliding motility protein GldN — protein sequence MKRILSIIILVLLTSFAFAQKKPTKLVKKKPAPVAAAPVVDTVKAVKTVKKKLKVPPKDGFYARKDIDSTEMVPLADVRDEDVFYAKRVWREIDLRDTVNSPLKSPKSRLIDVLIAAIKAEELTAYSPIDSLLNEDDAFLNPLSADSAAKAALGTAEVSNNKTGTVTTVVNDFNPELFLKYRIKEDWIFDVKRSIFEPRIAGIAPLKFNEVSKQWQPVFWVNYPEAREILSKKRLVNTNNDASSLSFDDFFIRRLFSSYIIKESNPGDNKIRDIITDPRDRLYESERIKKSVLDYEQGLWEY from the coding sequence ATGAAAAGGATTTTAAGTATTATCATTTTAGTATTGTTAACCAGCTTTGCTTTTGCTCAAAAGAAGCCAACAAAGTTAGTGAAAAAGAAACCTGCACCAGTTGCGGCTGCTCCAGTAGTAGACACCGTTAAAGCAGTTAAAACGGTTAAGAAAAAACTAAAAGTACCACCGAAAGATGGTTTCTATGCTCGTAAGGATATTGATAGTACCGAAATGGTGCCATTAGCAGACGTACGTGACGAAGATGTTTTTTATGCTAAACGTGTATGGAGGGAAATCGATTTACGTGATACGGTTAATTCTCCACTAAAGTCGCCAAAATCGAGATTAATTGATGTACTTATTGCGGCTATTAAAGCTGAAGAATTAACAGCTTATTCGCCAATTGATAGTCTGTTAAATGAAGATGATGCATTTTTAAACCCGCTTTCTGCGGATTCTGCAGCTAAAGCAGCACTAGGAACTGCAGAAGTTTCTAATAACAAAACTGGTACTGTAACAACAGTTGTTAATGACTTTAATCCTGAATTATTTTTAAAATACAGAATAAAGGAAGATTGGATTTTTGATGTTAAAAGATCAATTTTCGAGCCTCGTATTGCTGGAATAGCTCCGTTAAAATTTAATGAAGTTTCCAAACAATGGCAACCAGTATTTTGGGTTAACTATCCTGAAGCAAGAGAAATTCTATCTAAAAAGAGATTGGTAAATACTAACAATGATGCTTCATCTTTAAGCTTTGATGACTTTTTCATCCGTCGCTTGTTTAGTAGCTATATTATTAAAGAATCAAATCCTGGTGATAATAAGATCCGAGATATTATTACAGATCCTAGAGATCGATTATATGAATCGGAAAGAATTAAAAAATCTGTTTTAGATTACGAACAAGGTCTTTGGGAATATTAA
- a CDS encoding uroporphyrinogen-III synthase produces the protein MQENNDSRMRKVKSILVTLPKPEADKSPYYDMAKKLNLKVDFRSFIHVEGVAARDFRKDKINLGDFTSVIFTSRNAADHFFRICEEMRYDVPAEMKYFCLSETIALYLQKYIQYRKRKIFFGKQTASDLAEVLKKHANEKFLYPCSDVATEDTMKFLEKSGYDFTPAVLFKTVVSDLSDLAEVFYDVIAFFSPSSIQSLFKNFPNFQQNNTRIAAFGTNTSKACTDMNLIVDIAAPTPGVPSMTMAIENYIKGSNK, from the coding sequence ATGCAAGAAAACAACGACTCACGAATGCGCAAAGTAAAAAGTATTTTGGTTACTTTGCCAAAGCCTGAAGCAGACAAATCCCCTTATTATGACATGGCCAAAAAGCTCAATCTAAAGGTTGATTTTAGGTCGTTCATACATGTTGAGGGCGTTGCTGCAAGGGATTTTAGAAAAGATAAAATTAACCTGGGAGATTTTACTTCCGTTATTTTTACAAGCAGAAATGCGGCAGATCACTTCTTTCGAATCTGTGAAGAAATGAGATATGACGTGCCTGCGGAAATGAAATATTTCTGTCTGTCTGAGACTATAGCACTATACTTGCAAAAATACATTCAGTATCGTAAACGTAAGATCTTTTTTGGAAAACAAACTGCGTCAGATCTTGCAGAAGTATTAAAAAAACATGCGAACGAGAAGTTTTTATACCCATGTTCTGATGTTGCAACTGAAGATACAATGAAGTTTCTTGAAAAAAGTGGATACGATTTTACACCAGCAGTTTTATTCAAAACTGTAGTAAGCGATCTTTCTGATCTTGCGGAAGTTTTTTATGATGTAATCGCTTTTTTTAGTCCTTCTAGCATACAATCTCTGTTTAAAAACTTTCCTAACTTCCAACAAAATAATACACGAATTGCAGCGTTTGGCACCAATACCAGTAAGGCTTGTACAGACATGAATTTGATTGTTGATATAGCTGCACCAACACCTGGTGTACCCTCAATGACTATGGCTATTGAGAACTATATTAAGGGATCTAATAAATAA
- the gldL gene encoding gliding motility protein GldL gives MAAKKQPGWLHVAISWGASIVIIGALFKILHIGGIFGNIAIGIGLGVEAFLFFLTGFFPPEPEPAWDKVYPELREDFKGELPVATTRPIASSSSNNTAALDKMLTDAKIGPDLIESLGTGLRSFGEKVASISNISDASIATNEYTGKIKTASASFDSLSSAFDNATKNLKAMGESNVDSQAYHDQVNNLAKNLSALNAVYELELQDSSAHLKSMNKFYSNLSLTMQNFNESMEDSKQFKEEVNKLAKNLSSLNAIYGNMLSAMNGPRV, from the coding sequence ATGGCAGCAAAAAAACAACCAGGCTGGTTACACGTAGCGATTTCATGGGGAGCAAGTATTGTAATTATTGGAGCACTATTTAAAATTTTGCACATCGGTGGCATTTTTGGAAATATTGCAATTGGTATTGGGCTTGGAGTAGAGGCTTTTTTATTCTTTTTAACTGGATTTTTTCCACCAGAACCAGAACCAGCGTGGGATAAAGTGTATCCAGAATTAAGAGAAGATTTTAAAGGTGAACTGCCGGTAGCAACAACAAGACCGATTGCCAGTTCATCATCTAACAACACTGCTGCTTTAGATAAAATGTTAACAGATGCTAAAATTGGACCAGATTTAATTGAAAGTTTAGGTACAGGATTACGTTCTTTTGGTGAAAAAGTTGCTTCAATTTCAAATATCTCAGATGCTTCTATAGCAACCAACGAATATACTGGTAAAATTAAAACTGCATCAGCTAGTTTTGATAGTTTAAGTAGTGCATTTGATAATGCAACAAAAAACTTAAAAGCAATGGGAGAGAGTAATGTAGATTCTCAAGCTTATCATGATCAGGTAAATAATTTAGCAAAAAATTTATCAGCATTAAATGCTGTTTATGAGCTTGAGTTACAAGATTCTAGTGCGCATTTAAAATCAATGAATAAGTTTTATTCAAACTTATCGCTTACTATGCAAAACTTTAACGAATCAATGGAAGATTCTAAACAGTTTAAAGAAGAAGTGAATAAATTGGCTAAAAACCTTTCATCACTAAATGCAATTTATGGCAATATGCTTTCGGCTATGAACGGCCCGCGTGTATAG
- the uvrC gene encoding excinuclease ABC subunit UvrC, translating to MSNFDHKTALTAIPHKPGVYQYWDEDGKLMYIGKAKDLRNRVGSYFNGDKSQFNGKTRVLVSRIRKITFTIVDTEIDAWLLENSLIKKHQPKYNINLKDDKTYPWIIIKNEPYPRIYWTRKVIKDGSTYFGPYGSIGMMHTILDLIKETYPLRSCTLPLNKKNIEEGKFKVCLEYQIGNCKGPCQDYQSETDYDQNISEIKDILNGKIGNVIRDVKGIIKSASEDLNFELAHQFSRRLQVLEKYQSKSTVVNSAITNVDVVSIASDERYAFVNYLKVMNGTIIQTQTIEVKKQLDESDEEIITLAMLDFRTKFNSTSREIIVPFDLSLEEESLRFTVPKLGEKKKLLELSQKNVLFFKKEKLNQYEKLNPDLRTDRILTTMQKDLRLTQLPKHIECFDNSNFQGKYPVSAIVVFKDAKPSKKDYRHFNVKTVEGPNDFATMEEAVFRRYRRMLEEEQPLPQLIIIDGGKGQLSSAVKSLKLLGIENRVTVIGIAKRLEELFYPGDSYPLYLDKKSETLKVIQQLRDEAHRFGITFHRKKRDQGTLKTELSQIEGIGKTTAEKLLTHFKSVKKIKEATEKELAEVLNKKQLLTLQGYFTPQSPEGGAENPA from the coding sequence ATGAGCAATTTCGATCATAAAACAGCTTTAACGGCGATTCCGCACAAACCTGGCGTTTACCAATACTGGGATGAGGACGGAAAGTTGATGTATATTGGCAAAGCGAAGGATTTGCGAAATCGGGTTGGCTCATATTTCAATGGAGATAAAAGTCAATTTAATGGAAAAACTAGGGTGTTGGTTTCTCGAATTAGAAAAATTACATTCACCATTGTTGATACCGAAATTGATGCCTGGCTGCTTGAAAATAGCTTAATAAAAAAGCATCAACCAAAATATAATATCAACCTTAAGGATGATAAAACCTACCCTTGGATCATTATTAAAAATGAGCCATATCCACGAATTTACTGGACAAGAAAAGTTATAAAAGATGGATCTACCTATTTTGGACCGTACGGTTCAATTGGGATGATGCACACTATTTTAGATCTGATTAAGGAAACTTACCCATTACGATCATGCACTTTACCTCTTAATAAAAAAAATATCGAAGAAGGTAAGTTTAAGGTTTGCTTAGAATATCAAATTGGAAACTGTAAAGGACCTTGTCAGGATTACCAATCTGAAACAGACTATGACCAAAATATAAGTGAAATAAAAGACATTTTAAATGGCAAAATTGGAAATGTAATTCGAGATGTAAAAGGAATTATTAAATCAGCGTCTGAAGATTTAAATTTTGAATTGGCGCATCAGTTTTCCAGAAGATTACAGGTTTTAGAAAAATATCAAAGCAAATCTACGGTTGTAAATAGCGCTATAACAAATGTTGACGTGGTGAGCATTGCTTCAGATGAGCGTTACGCTTTTGTAAATTACTTGAAAGTAATGAATGGAACGATTATACAAACGCAAACCATTGAGGTAAAAAAACAACTCGATGAAAGTGATGAGGAAATAATTACCCTTGCGATGTTGGATTTTAGAACCAAATTCAATAGCACATCACGAGAAATAATTGTCCCTTTTGATCTTTCGCTGGAAGAAGAAAGTCTACGTTTCACCGTTCCAAAACTTGGAGAGAAGAAAAAACTTTTGGAACTATCTCAGAAAAATGTTTTGTTTTTCAAAAAAGAGAAACTAAACCAATATGAGAAACTGAATCCAGATTTACGTACAGATCGGATTTTAACAACCATGCAAAAGGATTTGCGTTTAACGCAACTTCCCAAACATATTGAGTGTTTTGATAACTCAAACTTTCAAGGTAAATACCCTGTTTCAGCAATTGTTGTTTTTAAAGATGCAAAACCATCAAAAAAAGATTATCGCCATTTTAATGTGAAAACGGTAGAAGGTCCGAATGATTTTGCTACCATGGAAGAGGCGGTTTTCCGCCGATATAGAAGAATGCTGGAAGAAGAACAGCCTTTGCCGCAATTAATTATTATTGACGGCGGTAAAGGACAGCTATCGTCTGCTGTTAAAAGCTTAAAATTACTAGGTATTGAAAATCGTGTTACCGTTATTGGCATTGCGAAACGCTTGGAAGAACTATTTTATCCAGGTGATTCTTATCCATTGTATTTAGATAAAAAGTCGGAAACGTTAAAAGTTATTCAACAACTTCGTGATGAAGCACATCGATTTGGAATTACTTTTCACCGTAAAAAGAGAGATCAGGGAACTTTAAAAACGGAATTATCACAAATTGAAGGAATAGGTAAAACTACTGCGGAAAAATTACTAACCCATTTTAAATCGGTTAAAAAAATAAAAGAAGCAACAGAAAAAGAATTAGCCGAAGTGCTCAATAAAAAACAGCTATTGACATTGCAGGGATATTTTACCCCCCAATCCCCTGAAGGGGGAGCTGAAAACCCAGCTTAA
- the gldM gene encoding gliding motility protein GldM, translating to MAGGKETTRQRMINIMYLVLLAMLALNVSDTVLNAFKNINDSLATSRDNVNLSIDQLFSSFENSKLKEEPARAQPIYDRAKQAKAAADELNNFIESIKKQFTEAGDGIDTLTGDLKRRENMDIAQGIMINQGEGEKLKAKINQTREKLISLLDPADRANVSFSLEAKDPKKGKGDWKEVNFGEGTPLTAAMTNLTKIQADTKNAEAEVVKKLFGNMDKAVVNIDKFAAVAVAPTSYVIQGQPYSAEVFLTASDSRSNPDITVNGSKLSVRDGKGTYTGGTSSVGEFSWVGTIRVRQTDGQVKEYKTQPQKYQVAKPSASVSSDKMNVIYAGIPNPFSVSAAGFPLETVNASASGASMSKTGAGKYNVIASGGQVGQEVTVNVTASNAGKTISLGSQKFRVKAIPAPVAKVGGRAGGDIASVQLKSESEIEADLDDFPFDVKFKIQRYKLTVIKPRSDAVTIAGSGGSFAGAVKAAINSITPGTRVFFEDIVSVGPDGRQRILPSLAFSVK from the coding sequence ATGGCAGGCGGAAAAGAAACAACAAGGCAGCGGATGATTAATATCATGTATTTGGTATTATTAGCAATGCTTGCCTTAAACGTATCAGACACAGTATTAAACGCATTCAAGAATATTAATGATAGTTTAGCTACATCAAGAGATAACGTTAATTTAAGTATAGATCAGCTTTTTTCTTCTTTTGAAAATTCGAAATTAAAAGAAGAGCCAGCTAGGGCGCAACCTATTTATGATAGAGCGAAACAAGCTAAAGCTGCTGCTGATGAACTTAATAATTTTATTGAAAGCATAAAGAAACAGTTTACGGAAGCTGGTGATGGAATTGATACTTTAACGGGTGATTTAAAGCGTAGGGAAAACATGGATATCGCTCAAGGTATCATGATTAATCAAGGTGAAGGTGAGAAATTAAAAGCTAAAATAAATCAAACCCGCGAAAAATTAATTTCTTTATTAGACCCCGCAGATAGAGCGAATGTTTCTTTTTCTCTAGAAGCAAAAGATCCTAAGAAGGGTAAGGGAGACTGGAAGGAAGTTAATTTTGGAGAAGGAACTCCATTAACGGCGGCCATGACTAATTTGACAAAAATTCAAGCTGATACTAAAAATGCAGAGGCTGAAGTCGTTAAAAAGTTGTTTGGAAATATGGATAAAGCGGTAGTTAACATCGATAAGTTTGCAGCAGTTGCTGTTGCGCCAACATCATATGTTATTCAGGGTCAACCTTATTCTGCTGAGGTATTTTTAACAGCGAGTGATTCAAGATCAAATCCTGATATTACCGTTAATGGTAGCAAATTATCTGTAAGAGATGGTAAAGGAACCTATACTGGTGGAACAAGTAGTGTTGGTGAATTTAGTTGGGTAGGTACAATACGCGTTCGCCAAACTGATGGACAAGTAAAAGAATATAAAACCCAACCTCAAAAATATCAAGTTGCAAAACCATCTGCTAGTGTATCATCAGATAAAATGAATGTTATTTACGCAGGTATACCAAACCCATTTTCAGTATCTGCTGCTGGTTTTCCTTTAGAAACTGTAAATGCAAGTGCATCTGGTGCTTCAATGAGTAAAACAGGCGCAGGTAAATATAATGTTATAGCAAGTGGCGGCCAGGTAGGGCAAGAAGTAACAGTAAATGTTACGGCTAGTAATGCTGGTAAAACCATTAGCCTTGGATCGCAAAAGTTTAGAGTAAAAGCTATTCCTGCACCGGTGGCCAAAGTTGGTGGTAGAGCTGGAGGAGATATTGCATCGGTTCAGTTAAAGAGCGAATCAGAAATTGAAGCAGATTTGGATGATTTTCCATTTGATGTTAAATTTAAAATACAACGCTATAAATTAACGGTTATCAAACCACGTTCTGATGCTGTAACGATTGCCGGTAGTGGTGGAAGTTTTGCTGGTGCTGTAAAAGCTGCAATAAATTCTATAACTCCTGGCACCAGGGTATTTTTTGAAGATATTGTTTCTGTTGGCCCAGATGGACGTCAAAGAATTTTACCTTCATTAGCATTTAGTGTTAAATAA